The Meles meles chromosome 6, mMelMel3.1 paternal haplotype, whole genome shotgun sequence DNA segment CTGCTGTGGAGAGTGGGTGCCCAGTCCAGTAATCCAGGAGCTAATGCTAGTCTTCACATGCTGCAGGagtttccctcctctcctcagaCTGTGGCTGCACTCTAATCTCAGCCTTCAGGTGCTGACCAGTGGACTAAGAGGACAGAAACCAGCAGCTAAGACTGGTGTGCTGGGTTGAGATGCATGTGTATGGGTGCTCCCATCCTAAGGACTGAGGGACTTCTTCAAAGGATTCAAAGTTGTAGCAGACTGAGTACTTTTCCTTGGgcaatctcccccccccccccacctccaactccctcccctcccaccaccctgcTCCCAGAACCTAAGTTGTTTTTCCAGTCTAGGAGTATCTGGCCTCCCTGAGTTTTGATCTGTGTCAGTTTCCTTGGGAAACTGGTGCACCTAGGAATATCTGAGAGGCTGCATTCCTACCTCCTCTACTTGGCAACAGGACCCTGGGGCTGCCCTCTCCTGGGGGAGGTGACCCCAGCCTGCCTGGCACTTCTGGACTCACTGAGCCTCATCATAGTAGTGACTCCAGTAGCCGGCAAGACCTGGACCAGGAGCCAGGTAGCTGGGGGAGTGAAGGTGATGTGATAACACCAGGCAGGGAGCCAGGTTGCAGGGTGGACTGCGAAATGGGGCTAGGGAGGCAGAAGTGCACGGCTAGAAATCATCAGAAATGCCAGTGGTTCCAGAGGGACTTGCACAAAAAGCAAGACTGACTTTAGCTTTAAAACATCAGGAATATAAGTGGGAAAAGAGTATGGGGCAAGAAGGGACAGTTGCAGGGTCACTAAAGCTCTAGGTGGCATGGGGTCAAGGGAGGTCTTGGGGACTCTGGTGGCAGTTACCAGGCCTGACCCAGGTACCTGTTCTTCCAGCGCTGGTTCTGGCTGGTGAGAGTTCTTCTCAGTCTGTTCATAGGCGCGGAAATTGTGGGTGAGTGTGTGGTGCCACAGATGGGGAGAGGACCTGGGGTGAGGATGGAGGTGGATGGAGGGCACCCGGGAAAATGGAGATTTGGGGTCTGTTTGCTGCACCCTCTTTCCGTTCTTCAGCTCATTCTAGTGCCCACTCTTCCACCCTTACCATGCATACCATCTCTCTGCACAATGTCCTACCTGCCATCACCACTCCCCTCATTCCATCTCCCCAACCCTCTCCCTAACCCTCCCCTCCGACACTAGTGTCTCTCCCCACAGCCGTGCACTTTAGTGCACAATGGTCAGTGGGTGGGATGAACACCAACACATCCTACAAGGCCTTCAGTGCAGCACGAGTCAGCGCTCACGTTGGTCTCCACGTTGGCCTGGAGGGAATTAATATTACGCTCACAGGTGAGGGGGCTGGGTCAAAGTGAACTTCTGGATTGGCAGAGCCCATGGCTGGGAGAGTGTGGCAGGGGCAGCTGGAGGAAATCTCAGACCCCACAGGCTGGAAATAGTTTTTAGCCCTCGTGGATCCGAATTTCCCCCAACAGCTGCCAAACCCATTTCTCTCACACCACCCCTTTCCTACACGTACTAGCTTAGTTGCGGTGTCCCGGGCTGTGCGCAGCTCCATGACCCCGGTCGCCCTCGGCTTCCCGTCGCAGGGACCCCAGTGCAGCAGCTGAATGAGACCATAGACTACAACGAGCACTTCAATTGGCGTCTGGGTGAGAACTATGCCGAGCAGTACTCGGAGGCCCTGGAGAAGGGGATGCCCGATCCTGTTCTCTACTTGGCGGAGAAGTTCACGCCAAGCAGTCCCTGCGGGCTCTACCGCCAGTACCGCCTGGCGGGACACTACGGCTCCGCCACGCTGTGGTGAGCGCTGGAGGGAAGGCAcgtgggagggagggacggagggtcGGGGCGGGGCCGGAGGATGTGAGGTCTAGCTACAGCTCCACTGCACTGGCCGTGAGAATTACCGCCTCTCGGGTCGGAAGTCTTGAGGTCCGCACAGACCGTCGAAACCCGGAGAGACCCAGCAAAGGCTGGGAGTCGGTTACTCCCTGGGAGGGTTCCCCTGCGCCTTCGCCATCCGAGCCCCGGCTTTCATTCTGTGGTAGGGACACAGAGCAGGCGAGGCTGGGGGAAGCCAGCTCACTGTGCGGCGGGTCCCCTCCGCAGGGTGGCGTTCTGCTTCTGGCTTCTCTCCAACGTGCTGCTCTCCATGCCGGTCCCGCTTTACGGCGGCCTAGCTCTTCTGATCACCGGTGCCTTCACGCTCTTCTCCATCTTCGCCTTCGCCTCCATCTCCAgcgtgcctctctgcccgctCCGCCTCGGCTCCTCCATGCTCATCACTCATTACGGGGCCGCCTTTTGGGTCACTCTGGCCACCGGTGAGGACCAACGGGATCGATTCCGggaggctgggagtgggggcgggATGTGTTCGTCTCCCGTTTACAGAATGAGTTCACATATATTCTCTTAATAGTTCCTAGAAACAGGcaattatgcccattttacagatgaggcaggGGGTTCTGAAGGGTTGGGGGGTTTGCCCCAGTTAGCGCATGAACTCATGTATCACGTTATCCATATTAGAGGTCTTTCTGCcgtgtgggtggggggaggaaatgCAAGCGGTAGCCCCCAAGAGTTGTAGGGGGCAGGCCAGATTCTGGCCTGAAGCCCTGACTAccctgtttctttctgtctgcgCCGCCGCAGGCATCCTGTGCCTCCTCCTCGGAGGGGCGGTGGTGAGTCTCCACTACACTCGACCCCGCGCTCTTCGTACCTTCTTGGACCTAAGTGTCAAGGACTGCGGTAGCCAGGAGAAAAGGAATTTGCCTCTCATCCTGAGCAACCCACTGCATAAGCAGTTCGGAGCCCTGGACTTAACGACCAGCACTAACCTTTGAGGGGTATTCAACCTCGGACTCCTACTCGGCCTCTGCTCCCTGCAGGCGGGATAGCAATTCCTGCTGGGCTCCAGCCAGGAAAGCTCTGGAGGGTCACTGCGCCCAGGCGCCGGGAAAAGCAGGCGGTCTCAGACGTGCCGCATGCCTGCGCCCGGGGAAAGGTTTCCCAGGGTGAactgtaaataaattttttcctttttttaaaaaaaacttgtttctATTACATTCCATGGCTTTTCCAGGCTTGGGGGTTATGCGTTCTCGGCAGATTTCCCTGAGTTGGAAACAGCCTGCTCCATTTTCTCTGCCTTGCCACAAGGCTCTGTGAGAGGGACGCCCTCTAGTGAACCCAAAGGGGAACCCGCCTGAGCCAGCGTCTTCCTGGGGTGCCCCAAGGTGGATGGCACGTAGCAGTGACCAGATAGGTCGCCTTCCCATTTAATCCCCCTCTGCTGGCTCAGCTGAGTGGACTAGGAGGGAATGGCATTTCTGAGGTCATTTGCTAACCAGTTTATTCACTAAGAGGTAGTGTCCAAGGGCCAAGGTAAATGTCAGCAAGGCATAAAAATGTAaatcctgggatttttttttttttttttttttttttaggtccttGGCAAGACCTACAATCTTACTTGGCAAATTTGAGACGTGAAGCTTAAGTGAAGCTTAAAGATAATGTAGCACATTCAGTTAATATTAGACCTGGGACCAGAAGTTTGGTTTCTTCTGCTGCCCAGGGCTTTCATTGTACCAAGAGATCACACAAGTAAAAGAAGGACAAAAGGGACTgaggtaaaaggaaaaatagaggtACAGAGGGATGAGGGGGACTACATGGGAATCACATTGTaatccccccaccacacacacacacacacacacacacacacacactatgtagATGAAGCAAAGTTTCAATAAATGGCCCCTCAAAGAGGCAGGGTATCAAGGGAAGACAGGGTTGCTGTACAGAAATGGGCAGCACCTGCTTGCTTTTAACATGGAGACAGGATTTATAGGCAGCCCCAATGTCTGTTTAGCATATtagggctttttgtttgtttttgtttttacaccaGTAGGAAGAGGCTCTTTTTCCGACTCCACCTACAGATTGGGGCTGGGGACAGATCAGATATAACCCATCCTGCAGTCAGTTCTGGCAGGTTTATGAGGCTCCAATGATATCTGCAACCAGTCCAGGTGTCCACCAGGGAGAGGAACCTTATAGGGCACAGTCAGACTCTCTGTGATGCTCGTCCTTACAGCATGCCTCTGAGGAAGCTTCTGACAGAGGAATGTCCTGGGGCTCAGGACTCTCAGCTGTGGACCGGTATCGTGGGCTCAGGAGTCCCCCTTCCTCAGGATTCCACTCCAATGCAGGATCCTCGCCTGTACTCTGGTTGAAGAAAGCCTTCAGCCTCTGGGGCTGCACCTTGTGGGCCACTGCCATGGCCAGGCCGAGCAGCATACAAAGCAGTCCTGGGGATGAGACAACAGGTGTCCTGCCTTGGTGATAGTAATGCCCTCCCAAGGACATCTTCTCCCAAGAGCATCAGAACAACTCTAAGAGAATTGCTGGAGTCCCTGTTTCGGGGCAACTTGGGCTCAGAGCAGTGACTGACTTAGGGTCATATGGCTGGTGTAGCTCTGTTATTCTGAGTTTGAGACTCAAGCCCAGTGCTCTTTGCATTACatctcaagagagagagagagagagagagagagaactctgaAAACAGAGAACACTGGGGGAAAAGCCAAGCACAGAGGAGGAGGCATAAGAAAGGGcatgagagaagaggagaagagaagaaactgCAGGACAATTTAGGACTAtgtgaggcagggggagagaagaaTGGGGGACACAGAGAAGAGTGTTTGGTGGAAGTGAGCAGGGACACAAGACTGGAAGATTTGGGAAAGAGCTGGGtgaagagagagtgaggggcTGAGGGAAACGACAGAGACAGAAGACACAGGGAGTGGGCATCTATGGAGAGGAAGGGGGTCGAAATGGGGAGAGAAAACCCAGAGATGCATGATGTAAGAGAGATGGGGCTTTAACGAGAGGAAAGGCATCCTGGCCCCCAGAGGCAGACCCTCAACCCTCACCAATATGGTGGTCCCTGGCCCTCCCTCCCTGGCATTAAGCCCTCCAGTGTCTGGTCTTCAGGGCTGCACCTCACCTGTGGTCAATGTGAGCCAGAAGGCAGGCCCATGGTGAGTGTGCAGCGTAGCAGTACCCAGGCGAAGGGCACAGGGTGATGTGAGTGACGTGGCCGTGGAGAAGAAGAGCAGTCCCAACAGCTGAAAGACGCCTGTGGCCAGCACCATGTGGCCACCGTAGACCAGCACGGGCATGGACAGCATCACGTTGGCCAGCAACCAGCAAAGGAAGGCTACCCTAGAGAGCCAGGACCCATTGAAGGCTGGCCTGGACACCTCTACTTGGAAGGGCCCAGGTGGAAGCTCAGGGACCCAAGCATACTCCAAAGATGTGAGATAGGGATTTCTGCCTATAGGTTTCCCAACCAAGCACTGTGGGGCTGGTGCCACCCTGTCCCATCAGGGATTTCCACATAAGTGAAGGAAAGATGGGTAGAAACTCCATTCCTGGGTCTAGGCCAGCAGGGCCTCCATCCCACCCTCACCAGAGCATGGCTGAGGTGTAGTGTCCCGCCAGGCGGTACTGGCCATGTAGACCACATGGGCTGTTCGGGGTGAACTTCTCAGCCAGGTAGAGCACGGGGTCCGGCAGCCCCTTCTCCAGTGCCTTTGTGTACTCCTCGGCATAGTTTTCACCCAGCCGCCAGGTGAACTTCTCATTGTAATTGATGGTCTCATTCAGCTGCTGCACTGGGGTCCCTGGGGAATGGGGCAGgtgtgctcagcaggaaccccAGGACCAGAGTGGGCATTTGCCTGGATAGGGACTCATCACattgggcagagggacaggagctAGTCTCAGTCTCTGGAAATTTCCCTTCCTACCATCCCCCCTGTCCTGTAGATCCAAATTAGATCCCAAAGACACAGAAGaatcttctcctccctcccaggtAGGAGCCATCCCTCACCTGTGAGTGTAATGTTGACTCCTCCCAGACCAACCTGCAGCCCCACATCAGCGCTGATCCATTCGGAACTGAAGGCCTTGTATGATATGTTGGTGCTGACCTGGCCGACAAACCACTCAGAGCTGAAATTCACAGCTGGGGTTGGAGAGGTGGACATGTGGGGACTCAGGAAGGTCCAGGCATTACTGGGTTAGAGTCAGAAGGAGAGCTACAAGGGGTCTAGGTCTGTTTTGCTCATAACTGAATATCCGTTAACTAGATCAGGGTCTGAATCACAGTTAGTTTGTCAATAATATGTTTGCCCAAGATGAACAAAGGGTCAGAATCCAAGATTTCCTTTGGTGACACTCTGCTTACGGcactcccacccctccctcccctgaaGCAGAAGATGCCATGAGGaaacagggagaggagaggctggCTGCAGAGGGAACTAGATGGGACAGAGGCAAATGACCAGGATTATACTCACCCAGGATCACAGCCCCGATGAATAAGCTGGTCACCACCCGCAGCAGCCAGAACAGCCTCTGAGTCACAGGGTGGGTGGGTTTAGGGAGAACACCCTCCTTCCAAATCCACCCTTTCTCTTTCCAGACttgggtgtgtgtggtgtggggggggggggttctaaaACTGGGGTCACTTGATCAATTGTGATCAGAGTGTCTGGCAtgtaataggtgctcaataattaTCCATTGAATCAATGAGTAGGAACtccctcctgggggtgggggtgggtgacaCTTTCTCAGGACTGAAGTCTCTTTCCTGAGTCTGGTTGTAGTCAGAGAGTCTGGCCCCCTCACCTTGAGGCCAAGATCTCTCTGGGGCTGGGGTCTCCAGGGCTGGGCTTGTTTCTCACCATCTTGCCCCGAATGCCAGGCAGGATGATGATGAAGGTGACCAGTGCGGTCACAAAGATGGCAACGATGATGGCCAAGGTGGTGTCCATTGGGAAGATCGGCTTGTGGCCCACATAGAAGGGGAATGTGTGTCCCAACGTAGCCATTTTGCCAGGGTTGTGCAGGGGAGGTGTATGCTGTAGGACAACAGGCATGTAtgtctatgtgccaggcactgttcttggTGCTGGAGATACAGCAGAGGATAAACCAGCCCGGGTCGCTCAACTCTGGAGCTCACCAGACGCTACTGCTACTGCCATTCCTCCGCCCCTCTGCCATTCATCTCCCTTTGTTTTGACTGTGAGGGAACAAGGGTGGTGGCCTGATCAGTCTCTGTTGCCCCATGCTCCCTTCCTAACCTGCAGGTCCCCTAAATCAGGGCCCCAACTACCCTCGAGCGTTCTCTGCTCCCTCTGAGACTGTCTTAAGAAATATAATTCTCTTTTATCTCTCGCAGGCCTCCAGCACAATCAGAAAGATCACAGGACATAAAAAGATCTGTGTTTACTATCAAGTGAAGGCATAAGGGTGAAAGATGGTATAGATTACAAAAAGTTGGCTTTCCTTCTCAGTCCCCAAAGAAACAAAGGCCAGAAAGCACTGCTAAGTATCTAATCCACCTACATCATCAGAGGGCTGATTCCCAGGCCTGGCACTGCTTGCACTGGTCTGTCCAGCTTTCTCCAGCACCCTGGCTCTTGCTCTGGCAGCTCCAGAATAAACAAACTAAACTGAGTTCACTTTATCTTACAGTCAatgatcccagctctgccagtaTCCCTGTGTGTGATCTGTACTGGAGCCTTGGTTTGCCTGGGAGGCTCCATTATTTATAGTCTGACCCGGTAGTGTCTTGCTAAGCGATGTAGTGAAAGAATAAGTTTGGAGTTGTGCAGCTCTGTGTCTGATTTCAGCCTCTGCCACTTTAATAGATGGGGAAAAGGGGACATTTTATTGCTCCATTTATCTCTTTATCCCATCCTTCTTGGAGGGAACCCTGGGCTAGAATCAGTTCTGGGTCCAGTTCTATTCCTCACTAACTTTAAAACATTGGGAAGTCAAATGACAACCTCCCTGgtctttggtttcctcatctacatTTGTTTATGATGCTCTCCAGCTCCACT contains these protein-coding regions:
- the DUOXA2 gene encoding dual oxidase maturation factor 2; translated protein: MTLWNGQLPFYPQPRHAPGFSVPLLIVILVFLVLAASFLLILPGIRGHSRWFWLVRVLLSLFIGAEIVAVHFSAQWSVGGMNTNTSYKAFSAARVSAHVGLHVGLEGINITLTGTPVQQLNETIDYNEHFNWRLGENYAEQYSEALEKGMPDPVLYLAEKFTPSSPCGLYRQYRLAGHYGSATLWVAFCFWLLSNVLLSMPVPLYGGLALLITGAFTLFSIFAFASISSVPLCPLRLGSSMLITHYGAAFWVTLATGILCLLLGGAVVSLHYTRPRALRTFLDLSVKDCGSQEKRNLPLILSNPLHKQFGALDLTTSTNL
- the DUOXA1 gene encoding dual oxidase maturation factor 1 isoform X1; protein product: MPVVLQHTPPLHNPGKMATLGHTFPFYVGHKPIFPMDTTLAIIVAIFVTALVTFIIILPGIRGKMRLFWLLRVVTSLFIGAVILAVNFSSEWFVGQVSTNISYKAFSSEWISADVGLQVGLGGVNITLTGTPVQQLNETINYNEKFTWRLGENYAEEYTKALEKGLPDPVLYLAEKFTPNSPCGLHGQYRLAGHYTSAMLWVAFLCWLLANVMLSMPVLVYGGHMVLATGVFQLLGLLFFSTATSLTSPCALRLGTATLHTHHGPAFWLTLTTGLLCMLLGLAMAVAHKVQPQRLKAFFNQSTGEDPALEWNPEEGGLLSPRYRSTAESPEPQDIPLSEASSEACCKDEHHRESDCAL
- the DUOXA1 gene encoding dual oxidase maturation factor 1 isoform X2, whose protein sequence is MPVVLQHTPPLHNPGKMATLGHTFPFYVGHKPIFPMDTTLAIIVAIFVTALVTFIIILPGIRGKMRLFWLLRVVTSLFIGAVILGTPVQQLNETINYNEKFTWRLGENYAEEYTKALEKGLPDPVLYLAEKFTPNSPCGLHGQYRLAGHYTSAMLWVAFLCWLLANVMLSMPVLVYGGHMVLATGVFQLLGLLFFSTATSLTSPCALRLGTATLHTHHGPAFWLTLTTGLLCMLLGLAMAVAHKVQPQRLKAFFNQSTGEDPALEWNPEEGGLLSPRYRSTAESPEPQDIPLSEASSEACCKDEHHRESDCAL